A genomic segment from Sparus aurata chromosome 10, fSpaAur1.1, whole genome shotgun sequence encodes:
- the LOC115590585 gene encoding sodium/potassium/calcium exchanger 2 isoform X6 — translation MGPDQPCMHSLERRPVLGAACKRQTHRCLRKKLRPVRILWFVFSLVAGSAVSFSALTWSSGGLSEPALPQERLHQSAPHRTLLFTPPQKDPNVSADMPIAMKSTADGNESSGEYPRDLFTLEERRQGAVVLHMFGMIYMFIALAIVCDEFFVPALTVITEKLTISDDVAGATFMAAGGSAPELFTSIIGVFISHSNVGIGTIVGSAVFNILFVIGMCAIFSKEILNLTWWPLFRDVSFYILDLILLIIFFLDNIICVWESVTLLSGYAAYVIFMKFNSTVERFVKDCMSKNQVVEVEVQPKASPGAPEDDGKLSARPRLQRGGSSASLHNSLMRNSIFQLMIHTLDPLSEGKFREKASILHKIAKKKCQVEDSEKANGVASRSDKNLPNSSSVEVEVTPPMNGTAGQEGETAEDEEEEDQPLSLSWPESNRKRFTYLLIIPIVLPLWLTLPDVRKTSSKKFFPVTFLGAICWIACFSYLMVWWAHQVGETIGITEEIMGLTILAAGTSIPDLITSVIVARKGLGDMAVSSSVGSNIFDITVGLPFPWLMWSLFRGMQPVQVSSNGLFCAIVLLFLMLLFVIISIAACKWRMSKLLGFIMFLLYFVFLVLSVMLEDKVISCPVSI, via the exons ATGGGTCCAGATCAACCCTGCATGCATTCACTAGAGCGAAGGCCCGTGTTGGGCGCCGCCTGCAAGCGACAGACCCACCGGTGTCTGCGGAAAAAGCTGAGGCCAGTTCGGATCTTATGGTTCGTCTTCAGCCTGGTGGCCGGAAGTGCCGTCTCCTTCAGTGCCTTGACCTGGAGCTCAGGGGGTCTCAGTGAGCCAGCGCTCCCCCAAGAGAGACTCCACCAGTCGGCCCCCCACAGGACTCTACTTTTCACCCCACCTCAGAAGGACCCGAACGTGTCAGCCGACATGCCAATAGCCATGAAATCTACAGCAGATGGCAACGAGAGCAGTGGGGAGTACCCGAGAGACCTTTTCACCCTCGAGGAGAGGCGCCAAGGAGCGGTGGTCCTCCACATGTTCGGCATGATCTACATGTTCATTGCCTTAGCCATAGTGTGTGACGAGTTCTTCGTCCCGGCGCTGACCGTCATCACGGAGAAGCTGACCATTTCGGATGACGTAGCCGGCGCCACCTTCATGGCGGCAGGCGGCTCAGCCCCGGAGCTCTTCACCTCCATCATCGGCGTCTTCATCTCGCACAGCAACGTGGGCATCGGGACCATCGTCGGCTCGGCCGTCTTCAACATCCTCTTCGTGATCGGGATGTGCGCCATCTTCTCCAAGGAGATCCTCAACCTCACGTGGTGGCCGCTCTTCCGCGACGTCTCCTTCTACATCCTGGATCTGATCCTGctcatcatcttcttcctggATAACATCATCTGCGTGTGGGAAAGTGTCACGCTGCTCTCAGGCTACGCTGCCTACGTGATCTTCATGAAGTTCAACAGTACAGTTGAGCGCTTCGTCAAAGATTGCATGAGCAAGAACCAAGTGGTAGAAGTAGAAGTGCAGCCCAAG GCGAGTCCTGGGGCGCCGGAGGATGACGGCAAGTTGTCG GCCAGGCCTCGGCTTCAGAGGGGGGGTAGCTCCGCCTCCCTGCACAACAGCTTGATGAGGAACAGTATTTTCCAGCTGATGATTCACACGTTGGACCCTTTAAGTGAAG GTAAATTTCGCGAGAAGGCATCCATCCTTCACAAGATCGCTAAAAAGAAATGCCAAGTGGAGGACAGTGAGAAGGCCAATGGAGTGGCAAGCCGCTCAG ATAAGAACCTTCCAAACAGCTCCAGCGTGGAAGTGGAAGTGACACCACCCATGAACGGCACGGCGGGCCAAGAGGGGGAAACG gctgaagacgaggaggaggaggaccagCCTCTGAGCCTGTCCTGGCCCGAGTCCAACCGCAAGCGATTCACCTACCTCTTAATCATCCCCATCGTCCTGCCGCTGTGGCTCACGCTGCCCGACGTCAGGAAAACG TCTTCAAAGAAGTTCTTCCCCGTCACCTTCCTGGGTGCCATCTGCTGGATCGCGTGCTTCTCCTACCTGATGGTGTGGTGGGCTCACCAg gttGGAGAGACCATTGGGATTACAGAGGAGATTATGGGCCTGACTATATTAGCAGCTGGAACCTCCATCCCTGACCTCATCACCAGTGTTATTGTGGCACGCAAGGGGCTGGGTGATATGGCTGTATCCAGCTCCGTGGGCTCCAACATCTTCGACATAACTGTCGG CCTGCCGTTCCCGTGGCTCATGTGGTCGTTATTCAGAGGCATGCAACCGGTGCAAGTCAGCTCCAACGGCCTCTTCTGCGCCATcgtgctcctcttcctcatgcTCCTCTTCGTCATCATCTCCATCGCCGCCTGCAAGTGGCGCATGAGCAAGCTGCTCGGCTTCATCATGTTCCTGCTGTACTTCGTCTTCCTGGTGCTCAGCGTCATGCTGGAGGACAAGGTCATTTCCTGTCCGGTGTCCATCTGA
- the LOC115590585 gene encoding sodium/potassium/calcium exchanger 2 isoform X2, producing MGPDQPCMHSLERRPVLGAACKRQTHRCLRKKLRPVRILWFVFSLVAGSAVSFSALTWSSGGLSEPALPQERLHQSAPHRTLLFTPPQKDPNVSADMPIAMKSTADGNESSGEYPRDLFTLEERRQGAVVLHMFGMIYMFIALAIVCDEFFVPALTVITEKLTISDDVAGATFMAAGGSAPELFTSIIGVFISHSNVGIGTIVGSAVFNILFVIGMCAIFSKEILNLTWWPLFRDVSFYILDLILLIIFFLDNIICVWESVTLLSGYAAYVIFMKFNSTVERFVKDCMSKNQVVEVEVQPKASPGAPEDDGKLSARPRLQRGGSSASLHNSLMRNSIFQLMIHTLDPLSEEFADSELGTYGKLKYYHSMTEEGKFREKASILHKIAKKKCQVEDSEKANGVASRSDKNLPNSSSVEVEVTPPMNGTAGQEGETAEDEEEEDQPLSLSWPESNRKRFTYLLIIPIVLPLWLTLPDVRKTSSKKFFPVTFLGAICWIACFSYLMVWWAHQVGETIGITEEIMGLTILAAGTSIPDLITSVIVARKGLGDMAVSSSVGSNIFDITVGLPFPWLMWSLFRGMQPVQVSSNGLFCAIVLLFLMLLFVIISIAACKWRMSKLLGFIMFLLYFVFLVLSVMLEDKVISCPVSI from the exons ATGGGTCCAGATCAACCCTGCATGCATTCACTAGAGCGAAGGCCCGTGTTGGGCGCCGCCTGCAAGCGACAGACCCACCGGTGTCTGCGGAAAAAGCTGAGGCCAGTTCGGATCTTATGGTTCGTCTTCAGCCTGGTGGCCGGAAGTGCCGTCTCCTTCAGTGCCTTGACCTGGAGCTCAGGGGGTCTCAGTGAGCCAGCGCTCCCCCAAGAGAGACTCCACCAGTCGGCCCCCCACAGGACTCTACTTTTCACCCCACCTCAGAAGGACCCGAACGTGTCAGCCGACATGCCAATAGCCATGAAATCTACAGCAGATGGCAACGAGAGCAGTGGGGAGTACCCGAGAGACCTTTTCACCCTCGAGGAGAGGCGCCAAGGAGCGGTGGTCCTCCACATGTTCGGCATGATCTACATGTTCATTGCCTTAGCCATAGTGTGTGACGAGTTCTTCGTCCCGGCGCTGACCGTCATCACGGAGAAGCTGACCATTTCGGATGACGTAGCCGGCGCCACCTTCATGGCGGCAGGCGGCTCAGCCCCGGAGCTCTTCACCTCCATCATCGGCGTCTTCATCTCGCACAGCAACGTGGGCATCGGGACCATCGTCGGCTCGGCCGTCTTCAACATCCTCTTCGTGATCGGGATGTGCGCCATCTTCTCCAAGGAGATCCTCAACCTCACGTGGTGGCCGCTCTTCCGCGACGTCTCCTTCTACATCCTGGATCTGATCCTGctcatcatcttcttcctggATAACATCATCTGCGTGTGGGAAAGTGTCACGCTGCTCTCAGGCTACGCTGCCTACGTGATCTTCATGAAGTTCAACAGTACAGTTGAGCGCTTCGTCAAAGATTGCATGAGCAAGAACCAAGTGGTAGAAGTAGAAGTGCAGCCCAAG GCGAGTCCTGGGGCGCCGGAGGATGACGGCAAGTTGTCG GCCAGGCCTCGGCTTCAGAGGGGGGGTAGCTCCGCCTCCCTGCACAACAGCTTGATGAGGAACAGTATTTTCCAGCTGATGATTCACACGTTGGACCCTTTAAGTGAAG AATTTGCTGACTCTG AGCTTGGGACTTATGGGAAACTAAAATATTATCACTCAATGACTGAGGAAG GTAAATTTCGCGAGAAGGCATCCATCCTTCACAAGATCGCTAAAAAGAAATGCCAAGTGGAGGACAGTGAGAAGGCCAATGGAGTGGCAAGCCGCTCAG ATAAGAACCTTCCAAACAGCTCCAGCGTGGAAGTGGAAGTGACACCACCCATGAACGGCACGGCGGGCCAAGAGGGGGAAACG gctgaagacgaggaggaggaggaccagCCTCTGAGCCTGTCCTGGCCCGAGTCCAACCGCAAGCGATTCACCTACCTCTTAATCATCCCCATCGTCCTGCCGCTGTGGCTCACGCTGCCCGACGTCAGGAAAACG TCTTCAAAGAAGTTCTTCCCCGTCACCTTCCTGGGTGCCATCTGCTGGATCGCGTGCTTCTCCTACCTGATGGTGTGGTGGGCTCACCAg gttGGAGAGACCATTGGGATTACAGAGGAGATTATGGGCCTGACTATATTAGCAGCTGGAACCTCCATCCCTGACCTCATCACCAGTGTTATTGTGGCACGCAAGGGGCTGGGTGATATGGCTGTATCCAGCTCCGTGGGCTCCAACATCTTCGACATAACTGTCGG CCTGCCGTTCCCGTGGCTCATGTGGTCGTTATTCAGAGGCATGCAACCGGTGCAAGTCAGCTCCAACGGCCTCTTCTGCGCCATcgtgctcctcttcctcatgcTCCTCTTCGTCATCATCTCCATCGCCGCCTGCAAGTGGCGCATGAGCAAGCTGCTCGGCTTCATCATGTTCCTGCTGTACTTCGTCTTCCTGGTGCTCAGCGTCATGCTGGAGGACAAGGTCATTTCCTGTCCGGTGTCCATCTGA
- the LOC115590585 gene encoding sodium/potassium/calcium exchanger 2 isoform X1 — translation MGPDQPCMHSLERRPVLGAACKRQTHRCLRKKLRPVRILWFVFSLVAGSAVSFSALTWSSGGLSEPALPQERLHQSAPHRTLLFTPPQKDPNVSADMPIAMKSTADGNESSGEYPRDLFTLEERRQGAVVLHMFGMIYMFIALAIVCDEFFVPALTVITEKLTISDDVAGATFMAAGGSAPELFTSIIGVFISHSNVGIGTIVGSAVFNILFVIGMCAIFSKEILNLTWWPLFRDVSFYILDLILLIIFFLDNIICVWESVTLLSGYAAYVIFMKFNSTVERFVKDCMSKNQVVEVEVQPKDEKASPGAPEDDGKLSARPRLQRGGSSASLHNSLMRNSIFQLMIHTLDPLSEEFADSELGTYGKLKYYHSMTEEGKFREKASILHKIAKKKCQVEDSEKANGVASRSDKNLPNSSSVEVEVTPPMNGTAGQEGETAEDEEEEDQPLSLSWPESNRKRFTYLLIIPIVLPLWLTLPDVRKTSSKKFFPVTFLGAICWIACFSYLMVWWAHQVGETIGITEEIMGLTILAAGTSIPDLITSVIVARKGLGDMAVSSSVGSNIFDITVGLPFPWLMWSLFRGMQPVQVSSNGLFCAIVLLFLMLLFVIISIAACKWRMSKLLGFIMFLLYFVFLVLSVMLEDKVISCPVSI, via the exons ATGGGTCCAGATCAACCCTGCATGCATTCACTAGAGCGAAGGCCCGTGTTGGGCGCCGCCTGCAAGCGACAGACCCACCGGTGTCTGCGGAAAAAGCTGAGGCCAGTTCGGATCTTATGGTTCGTCTTCAGCCTGGTGGCCGGAAGTGCCGTCTCCTTCAGTGCCTTGACCTGGAGCTCAGGGGGTCTCAGTGAGCCAGCGCTCCCCCAAGAGAGACTCCACCAGTCGGCCCCCCACAGGACTCTACTTTTCACCCCACCTCAGAAGGACCCGAACGTGTCAGCCGACATGCCAATAGCCATGAAATCTACAGCAGATGGCAACGAGAGCAGTGGGGAGTACCCGAGAGACCTTTTCACCCTCGAGGAGAGGCGCCAAGGAGCGGTGGTCCTCCACATGTTCGGCATGATCTACATGTTCATTGCCTTAGCCATAGTGTGTGACGAGTTCTTCGTCCCGGCGCTGACCGTCATCACGGAGAAGCTGACCATTTCGGATGACGTAGCCGGCGCCACCTTCATGGCGGCAGGCGGCTCAGCCCCGGAGCTCTTCACCTCCATCATCGGCGTCTTCATCTCGCACAGCAACGTGGGCATCGGGACCATCGTCGGCTCGGCCGTCTTCAACATCCTCTTCGTGATCGGGATGTGCGCCATCTTCTCCAAGGAGATCCTCAACCTCACGTGGTGGCCGCTCTTCCGCGACGTCTCCTTCTACATCCTGGATCTGATCCTGctcatcatcttcttcctggATAACATCATCTGCGTGTGGGAAAGTGTCACGCTGCTCTCAGGCTACGCTGCCTACGTGATCTTCATGAAGTTCAACAGTACAGTTGAGCGCTTCGTCAAAGATTGCATGAGCAAGAACCAAGTGGTAGAAGTAGAAGTGCAGCCCAAG gaTGAGAAGGCGAGTCCTGGGGCGCCGGAGGATGACGGCAAGTTGTCG GCCAGGCCTCGGCTTCAGAGGGGGGGTAGCTCCGCCTCCCTGCACAACAGCTTGATGAGGAACAGTATTTTCCAGCTGATGATTCACACGTTGGACCCTTTAAGTGAAG AATTTGCTGACTCTG AGCTTGGGACTTATGGGAAACTAAAATATTATCACTCAATGACTGAGGAAG GTAAATTTCGCGAGAAGGCATCCATCCTTCACAAGATCGCTAAAAAGAAATGCCAAGTGGAGGACAGTGAGAAGGCCAATGGAGTGGCAAGCCGCTCAG ATAAGAACCTTCCAAACAGCTCCAGCGTGGAAGTGGAAGTGACACCACCCATGAACGGCACGGCGGGCCAAGAGGGGGAAACG gctgaagacgaggaggaggaggaccagCCTCTGAGCCTGTCCTGGCCCGAGTCCAACCGCAAGCGATTCACCTACCTCTTAATCATCCCCATCGTCCTGCCGCTGTGGCTCACGCTGCCCGACGTCAGGAAAACG TCTTCAAAGAAGTTCTTCCCCGTCACCTTCCTGGGTGCCATCTGCTGGATCGCGTGCTTCTCCTACCTGATGGTGTGGTGGGCTCACCAg gttGGAGAGACCATTGGGATTACAGAGGAGATTATGGGCCTGACTATATTAGCAGCTGGAACCTCCATCCCTGACCTCATCACCAGTGTTATTGTGGCACGCAAGGGGCTGGGTGATATGGCTGTATCCAGCTCCGTGGGCTCCAACATCTTCGACATAACTGTCGG CCTGCCGTTCCCGTGGCTCATGTGGTCGTTATTCAGAGGCATGCAACCGGTGCAAGTCAGCTCCAACGGCCTCTTCTGCGCCATcgtgctcctcttcctcatgcTCCTCTTCGTCATCATCTCCATCGCCGCCTGCAAGTGGCGCATGAGCAAGCTGCTCGGCTTCATCATGTTCCTGCTGTACTTCGTCTTCCTGGTGCTCAGCGTCATGCTGGAGGACAAGGTCATTTCCTGTCCGGTGTCCATCTGA
- the LOC115590585 gene encoding sodium/potassium/calcium exchanger 2 isoform X3, whose amino-acid sequence MGPDQPCMHSLERRPVLGAACKRQTHRCLRKKLRPVRILWFVFSLVAGSAVSFSALTWSSGGLSEPALPQERLHQSAPHRTLLFTPPQKDPNVSADMPIAMKSTADGNESSGEYPRDLFTLEERRQGAVVLHMFGMIYMFIALAIVCDEFFVPALTVITEKLTISDDVAGATFMAAGGSAPELFTSIIGVFISHSNVGIGTIVGSAVFNILFVIGMCAIFSKEILNLTWWPLFRDVSFYILDLILLIIFFLDNIICVWESVTLLSGYAAYVIFMKFNSTVERFVKDCMSKNQVVEVEVQPKARPRLQRGGSSASLHNSLMRNSIFQLMIHTLDPLSEEFADSELGTYGKLKYYHSMTEEGKFREKASILHKIAKKKCQVEDSEKANGVASRSDKNLPNSSSVEVEVTPPMNGTAGQEGETAEDEEEEDQPLSLSWPESNRKRFTYLLIIPIVLPLWLTLPDVRKTSSKKFFPVTFLGAICWIACFSYLMVWWAHQVGETIGITEEIMGLTILAAGTSIPDLITSVIVARKGLGDMAVSSSVGSNIFDITVGLPFPWLMWSLFRGMQPVQVSSNGLFCAIVLLFLMLLFVIISIAACKWRMSKLLGFIMFLLYFVFLVLSVMLEDKVISCPVSI is encoded by the exons ATGGGTCCAGATCAACCCTGCATGCATTCACTAGAGCGAAGGCCCGTGTTGGGCGCCGCCTGCAAGCGACAGACCCACCGGTGTCTGCGGAAAAAGCTGAGGCCAGTTCGGATCTTATGGTTCGTCTTCAGCCTGGTGGCCGGAAGTGCCGTCTCCTTCAGTGCCTTGACCTGGAGCTCAGGGGGTCTCAGTGAGCCAGCGCTCCCCCAAGAGAGACTCCACCAGTCGGCCCCCCACAGGACTCTACTTTTCACCCCACCTCAGAAGGACCCGAACGTGTCAGCCGACATGCCAATAGCCATGAAATCTACAGCAGATGGCAACGAGAGCAGTGGGGAGTACCCGAGAGACCTTTTCACCCTCGAGGAGAGGCGCCAAGGAGCGGTGGTCCTCCACATGTTCGGCATGATCTACATGTTCATTGCCTTAGCCATAGTGTGTGACGAGTTCTTCGTCCCGGCGCTGACCGTCATCACGGAGAAGCTGACCATTTCGGATGACGTAGCCGGCGCCACCTTCATGGCGGCAGGCGGCTCAGCCCCGGAGCTCTTCACCTCCATCATCGGCGTCTTCATCTCGCACAGCAACGTGGGCATCGGGACCATCGTCGGCTCGGCCGTCTTCAACATCCTCTTCGTGATCGGGATGTGCGCCATCTTCTCCAAGGAGATCCTCAACCTCACGTGGTGGCCGCTCTTCCGCGACGTCTCCTTCTACATCCTGGATCTGATCCTGctcatcatcttcttcctggATAACATCATCTGCGTGTGGGAAAGTGTCACGCTGCTCTCAGGCTACGCTGCCTACGTGATCTTCATGAAGTTCAACAGTACAGTTGAGCGCTTCGTCAAAGATTGCATGAGCAAGAACCAAGTGGTAGAAGTAGAAGTGCAGCCCAAG GCCAGGCCTCGGCTTCAGAGGGGGGGTAGCTCCGCCTCCCTGCACAACAGCTTGATGAGGAACAGTATTTTCCAGCTGATGATTCACACGTTGGACCCTTTAAGTGAAG AATTTGCTGACTCTG AGCTTGGGACTTATGGGAAACTAAAATATTATCACTCAATGACTGAGGAAG GTAAATTTCGCGAGAAGGCATCCATCCTTCACAAGATCGCTAAAAAGAAATGCCAAGTGGAGGACAGTGAGAAGGCCAATGGAGTGGCAAGCCGCTCAG ATAAGAACCTTCCAAACAGCTCCAGCGTGGAAGTGGAAGTGACACCACCCATGAACGGCACGGCGGGCCAAGAGGGGGAAACG gctgaagacgaggaggaggaggaccagCCTCTGAGCCTGTCCTGGCCCGAGTCCAACCGCAAGCGATTCACCTACCTCTTAATCATCCCCATCGTCCTGCCGCTGTGGCTCACGCTGCCCGACGTCAGGAAAACG TCTTCAAAGAAGTTCTTCCCCGTCACCTTCCTGGGTGCCATCTGCTGGATCGCGTGCTTCTCCTACCTGATGGTGTGGTGGGCTCACCAg gttGGAGAGACCATTGGGATTACAGAGGAGATTATGGGCCTGACTATATTAGCAGCTGGAACCTCCATCCCTGACCTCATCACCAGTGTTATTGTGGCACGCAAGGGGCTGGGTGATATGGCTGTATCCAGCTCCGTGGGCTCCAACATCTTCGACATAACTGTCGG CCTGCCGTTCCCGTGGCTCATGTGGTCGTTATTCAGAGGCATGCAACCGGTGCAAGTCAGCTCCAACGGCCTCTTCTGCGCCATcgtgctcctcttcctcatgcTCCTCTTCGTCATCATCTCCATCGCCGCCTGCAAGTGGCGCATGAGCAAGCTGCTCGGCTTCATCATGTTCCTGCTGTACTTCGTCTTCCTGGTGCTCAGCGTCATGCTGGAGGACAAGGTCATTTCCTGTCCGGTGTCCATCTGA
- the LOC115590585 gene encoding sodium/potassium/calcium exchanger 2 isoform X5: MGPDQPCMHSLERRPVLGAACKRQTHRCLRKKLRPVRILWFVFSLVAGSAVSFSALTWSSGGLSEPALPQERLHQSAPHRTLLFTPPQKDPNVSADMPIAMKSTADGNESSGEYPRDLFTLEERRQGAVVLHMFGMIYMFIALAIVCDEFFVPALTVITEKLTISDDVAGATFMAAGGSAPELFTSIIGVFISHSNVGIGTIVGSAVFNILFVIGMCAIFSKEILNLTWWPLFRDVSFYILDLILLIIFFLDNIICVWESVTLLSGYAAYVIFMKFNSTVERFVKDCMSKNQVVEVEVQPKDEKASPGAPEDDGKLSARPRLQRGGSSASLHNSLMRNSIFQLMIHTLDPLSEGKFREKASILHKIAKKKCQVEDSEKANGVASRSDKNLPNSSSVEVEVTPPMNGTAGQEGETAEDEEEEDQPLSLSWPESNRKRFTYLLIIPIVLPLWLTLPDVRKTSSKKFFPVTFLGAICWIACFSYLMVWWAHQVGETIGITEEIMGLTILAAGTSIPDLITSVIVARKGLGDMAVSSSVGSNIFDITVGLPFPWLMWSLFRGMQPVQVSSNGLFCAIVLLFLMLLFVIISIAACKWRMSKLLGFIMFLLYFVFLVLSVMLEDKVISCPVSI, from the exons ATGGGTCCAGATCAACCCTGCATGCATTCACTAGAGCGAAGGCCCGTGTTGGGCGCCGCCTGCAAGCGACAGACCCACCGGTGTCTGCGGAAAAAGCTGAGGCCAGTTCGGATCTTATGGTTCGTCTTCAGCCTGGTGGCCGGAAGTGCCGTCTCCTTCAGTGCCTTGACCTGGAGCTCAGGGGGTCTCAGTGAGCCAGCGCTCCCCCAAGAGAGACTCCACCAGTCGGCCCCCCACAGGACTCTACTTTTCACCCCACCTCAGAAGGACCCGAACGTGTCAGCCGACATGCCAATAGCCATGAAATCTACAGCAGATGGCAACGAGAGCAGTGGGGAGTACCCGAGAGACCTTTTCACCCTCGAGGAGAGGCGCCAAGGAGCGGTGGTCCTCCACATGTTCGGCATGATCTACATGTTCATTGCCTTAGCCATAGTGTGTGACGAGTTCTTCGTCCCGGCGCTGACCGTCATCACGGAGAAGCTGACCATTTCGGATGACGTAGCCGGCGCCACCTTCATGGCGGCAGGCGGCTCAGCCCCGGAGCTCTTCACCTCCATCATCGGCGTCTTCATCTCGCACAGCAACGTGGGCATCGGGACCATCGTCGGCTCGGCCGTCTTCAACATCCTCTTCGTGATCGGGATGTGCGCCATCTTCTCCAAGGAGATCCTCAACCTCACGTGGTGGCCGCTCTTCCGCGACGTCTCCTTCTACATCCTGGATCTGATCCTGctcatcatcttcttcctggATAACATCATCTGCGTGTGGGAAAGTGTCACGCTGCTCTCAGGCTACGCTGCCTACGTGATCTTCATGAAGTTCAACAGTACAGTTGAGCGCTTCGTCAAAGATTGCATGAGCAAGAACCAAGTGGTAGAAGTAGAAGTGCAGCCCAAG gaTGAGAAGGCGAGTCCTGGGGCGCCGGAGGATGACGGCAAGTTGTCG GCCAGGCCTCGGCTTCAGAGGGGGGGTAGCTCCGCCTCCCTGCACAACAGCTTGATGAGGAACAGTATTTTCCAGCTGATGATTCACACGTTGGACCCTTTAAGTGAAG GTAAATTTCGCGAGAAGGCATCCATCCTTCACAAGATCGCTAAAAAGAAATGCCAAGTGGAGGACAGTGAGAAGGCCAATGGAGTGGCAAGCCGCTCAG ATAAGAACCTTCCAAACAGCTCCAGCGTGGAAGTGGAAGTGACACCACCCATGAACGGCACGGCGGGCCAAGAGGGGGAAACG gctgaagacgaggaggaggaggaccagCCTCTGAGCCTGTCCTGGCCCGAGTCCAACCGCAAGCGATTCACCTACCTCTTAATCATCCCCATCGTCCTGCCGCTGTGGCTCACGCTGCCCGACGTCAGGAAAACG TCTTCAAAGAAGTTCTTCCCCGTCACCTTCCTGGGTGCCATCTGCTGGATCGCGTGCTTCTCCTACCTGATGGTGTGGTGGGCTCACCAg gttGGAGAGACCATTGGGATTACAGAGGAGATTATGGGCCTGACTATATTAGCAGCTGGAACCTCCATCCCTGACCTCATCACCAGTGTTATTGTGGCACGCAAGGGGCTGGGTGATATGGCTGTATCCAGCTCCGTGGGCTCCAACATCTTCGACATAACTGTCGG CCTGCCGTTCCCGTGGCTCATGTGGTCGTTATTCAGAGGCATGCAACCGGTGCAAGTCAGCTCCAACGGCCTCTTCTGCGCCATcgtgctcctcttcctcatgcTCCTCTTCGTCATCATCTCCATCGCCGCCTGCAAGTGGCGCATGAGCAAGCTGCTCGGCTTCATCATGTTCCTGCTGTACTTCGTCTTCCTGGTGCTCAGCGTCATGCTGGAGGACAAGGTCATTTCCTGTCCGGTGTCCATCTGA